One Aquarana catesbeiana isolate 2022-GZ linkage group LG06, ASM4218655v1, whole genome shotgun sequence genomic region harbors:
- the MAFK gene encoding transcription factor MafK, whose product MTTNLKPNKALKVKKEAGENAPVLSDDELVSMSVRELNQHLRGLTKEDIIRLKQRRRTLKNRGYAASCRVKRVTQKEELERQRVELQQEVDKLARENSSMKLELDALRSKYEALQTFARTVARGPITPTKVATTSVITIVKSADISASIPFSAAS is encoded by the coding sequence GTAAAGAAGGAGGCGGGAGAGAACGCCCCAGTACTGAGTGATGATGAACTCGTGTCAATGTCTGTACGGGAGCTAAACCAGCACCTACGAGGTCTCACAAAAGAAGATATCATCCGCCTAAAGCAGCGTAGGCGCACCTTAAAGAACCGAGGCTACGCTGCCAGCTGTCGAGTAAAGCGTGTTACTCAGAAAGAGGAATTGGAGAGGCAGCGAGTCGAGTTGCAGCAAGAAGTGGATAAGCTGGCGCGGGAAAACTCCAGTATGAAGCTTGAGTTGGATGCTCTACGTTCTAAGTACGAAGCCCTCCAGACCTTCGCCCGCACAGTTGCCAGGGGACCTATCACCCCAACTAAGGTTGCCACCACCAGTGTCATCACCATTGTGAAGTCTGCTGACATTTCAGCATCCATACCATTTTCTGCAGCATCCTAG